AGGTAAAGCGGATATCCTCGACAGGCCGGTCCAGACTCGTCGTTATCGCCCAGGTAAAGATCGCGACGAGGAAGAAGATCGTGAACGTAATGACGAGAAAGACACCGTGTGCGGTGAGCACGGTGTAGTAGTCCGCCGAGTCGATGAATCGGTAATAGCCGGTTCGGTGAAGCGTCTGAATGATCCCGAACAGGCCGCCGATTGCGAGCGCGAGGAACGAACTGTAGAACGCCGCGCGAACGACCTTCGCTTCTGCGGGGAACGATTCAATGTAGGTGTTCGTCATTCGTCGTCACCTCCGCTGGCATCGCTCTCGTTCTCGTCTGTGTCGCTTTCGTCTTCGGTATCGCTCTCGTCCTCGTCGCCGTCATCGTCTGCATCTGTGTTTTCGTTGGTTTCTTCGTCTGCATCGTCGTCTTCGAGTTCATCGACCACGGTCACACTCCAGCTGTCAGTGTAATCATCGACCGTCACCGTCCAATCGTGGTCGCCCTCGCCTAGCTGTGCCGAGTCGACGGTGAACGTCGTCTCGTACGTCTCTTCGCCGTCGATCGTCACGTCTTCACTGAACGTCTCGTTCCCGATTTCGAGCGCGACTGTCGTCTCGATCGGATCGAGTTGCCGGTTCTCGACGGTCGCAGTAACATCGATATCGTCACCGGTTTCGACTTCGTCGGGTGCATCGGCCTCGAGTTCCGTTAGGTCAAATTCGTCTTCAGGAACGACCTGGACCATCCCCTCCATGTCGTGGTGGCCTGGGCCACAGTACTCGTTACAGACGACACCGTATTCCTGTGGCTCGTCGAATTCGACGGCCATCTCGGATACCTCACCGGGGATAACCATCGTATTGACGTTGGTTCCGACGAGGCTGAAGCTATGAATAACGTCCCGACTCGTGACGTAGAACGTCACTTCACTGTTTTCGGGGACGACAACCGGATCAGGCTGGAAACTAAATATCTGAGCCGTCACGTAGGCTTCGTACTCGTTCTCGCCGACCTGTGCAACGCGTGGGTCGTCGAACCGGTCGCCGTCGAGCTCGGTCGGTTCGACCGTATCCTGCTGGTCGCCGACCATCGTGATTCCCAGCCCGACTGAGCCGTACGTGATCGTCGCGATGAAGGCGACGATCAACACCATCGCTGCAACCAGCCACAGTTTTTCGTAGGTGTGTATATTCATAGCAATCGCTCTCCAGTTGCCAGGAGTACCAGGGTCCCACCGACGACTGTGGGGTCGTTTCCGAGGAACTCGACGAAATACATGAAGAACCACAAGAACACCAGGATCAGGAAATAGACCCCGATCAGCGTGAGCGTCCCGATCGGATCGAACTCATCGTGTCCGATCTCCCGGGCGTGCTCCGGTGTTTCATTGCTCGCTTTCTTTTCGGCCGTCTGGCTCATACGACCGGGTTAGAACAGTCATTACTTAGCGTTAGAAGCGGATTACCGGTTTGTTGGAATGGGGTGTACTTCTTAAGAGTCTCCACTCCTCACCTCTTTGCATGGAATTTGAGGACGCGTCCCCGCGAGTAGCGTTACCGGTCGGATTGATCGCTCTCCTCCCGCTGGCGTGGTACGGTATCAGCGACTCTGTCATGGCTGGCATCGTTTCGGCTGTAAATGTCGTACTTATCCTTGCATGCCTCTATATCGCGTTCAGTCCCGTGGAGAGCGCCCACGAACACGGCCATGACCGCGATCACGACTCGAACGGCACCACACCGTAATCAACGGCTTCGTAACTAACGGGTCCATTCGCGGGATGGACGTTATCATCGTTGCCCGAGTACCAGAATACCCAGCTGGATCTCGCGTACACGCTCTCACGCACACACTCTCGCGTACACACTCTCACCGTCACGTCCCAATCGTTCCAATGACTGATTCGCACTCCCGTGTCCCTGCCCGGTCGGTTGCCTTCAGTACCCGCAGTTACTTTCCGGTGCACGGTGTGACAATGACCTACTCTACGCTGCTATGACCGATCAGTTCCCTGACCACGACTCGCCCTCCCCGGATTCCGTGCAGGCAGCCGGTGACTCTTCGTCTACTCGAGTCTCCCACGCCGGCGACGAGGACGTTCCCGACGAGCAGCCAAGTGGCTGTACCCTCTGCTCACTGCCGCTTCCGTCTCCCCCGATTACTGCATCCGATGCCCCGGGGCAATTCTGCTGTCAGGGCTGTCTCGAGGTTTCACGGACACTCTCGACGGTCGAAACCGATGCGGACGAGTCACAGATCGACCCAGCAGCCATTCGGGAGCGGATTGCTGACAGTGCCGACTCTGGCGAACAGGGCGACGAAGCACAGACCGACGCGGAGTCAGCGTCAGCAGCCGAGGCCAACGATGCGTTCCTGACCGTCGAAGGAATGCACTGCTCGACGTGCGAGGTATTCCTCGAGTCGGTTGCCGAATCGAACGACGGCATCCTCGCGGCTGAAGCCAGTTACGCAACCGAGACGGTTCGGCTCGCGTACGATCCGGAGACGGTCGAGTCGGGCGAGCTCCCCGAGTTGATTTCCGGGTACGGCTACGCCGCACGCGAACGCGGCACGGCCGACGACGAGTCGGATGCAGCCAACCAGGCGCTCGTGAAGTTCCTGATCGGTGGCGGACTCTTTGGGATGATGGTGATGGTGTGGTACGCCGTCTTTCTCTACCCCACCTACTTCGGCTACGACCCGGTCGTCGACTTCGGCAGCTACGACGGCTACTACCTCGCGGTCAACATCTGGCTGATGACCACGTTCGTCCTCTTCTATACTGGGTATCCGATCCTGCGAGGGGCGCTCGTGAGCCTCAGAGCAGGTCATCCGAACATGGACCTGCTCGTCACGACCGCTGCGGTCGGCTCCTACAGCTACAGCACCCTCGCCATGACGCTCGGCCGAACGGACCTCTACTTCGACGTTACCGTCGCCGTCATCCTCGCTGTCACCGCCGGCACGTACTACGAGGAGCGGATCAAACGCCGCGCCGCGGGCCTCCTCTCTGATCTCACCGAACAGCAGGTCGACGAGGCTCGTCGGGTGGACGGCGAAACGGTTGCACTCGAGTCCGTCGAGCCAGGCGACCACCTTCTGGTCCGTCCCGGAGAACGTGTCCCTCTCGACGGTCAGTTGCAAGAGGGGACGGCCGCCGTCGACGAATCGCTGGTCACGGGTGAGTCACTCCCCGTCCAGAAGGAACCGGGTGATGAGTTACAGGGCGGAACAGTCGTTACCGACGCGCCGGTCGTCCTCGAGGTCGGTGCCGACGCGACGAGTACGCTCGATCGACTCGTCTCGCTGCTGTGGTCCATCCAGAGCGCCCGGCCCGGCGTGCAGCGCCTCGCCGACAAGTTAGCGACAATTTTCGTCCCGCTCGTACTCATTCTGGCGACCGGTGCGACTGGCGTGTTGCTCGCCACTGGATCCTCGATCTCGGAGGCACTGCTCGTCGGCTTGACCGTCGTTATCGTCTCCTGTCCCTGTGCGCTGGGGCTTGCGACCCCGCTTGCAATCGCGTCGGGCGTCCAATCCGCCGCAAAGCGCGGCATCGTCGTCGCTGCAGAGACGATTTTCGAGGACGCTCCTGACGTCGACGTCGTCGTCCTCGACAAGACGGGGACGCTCACGACCGGCTCGATGACGGTCGCATCTATTCAGACGATAGCCGGGGTCGACTCGAGTGCACTCCATCGCCGGGCGGCTGCGGTCGAAGCGCTCTCCGAGCATCCTATCGCGGAGGCCATCGTTTCGGACGCGCCAGCAGGGGACTCGGACGACCACGCGAGAGCGGCGGTTGCGGAGTTCGAGCGCAATCAACGGGGAGTGAGCGGTCTCGTCGACGGCGAGCGGGTCACTGTCGGCCACCCCGACTACCTTCGAGATCGCGGCCACGAACTTCCCTCGACCCTCGAGGAGGTCGTCGAAGAGGCCCGGACAGCAGGGGACGTTCCGGTCGCAGTCGGCTGGGATGGTTGCGTCCAGGGAGTGCTCGTCGTCGGTGACGCGCCGCGTGAGGAGTGGCGGGAAGCAGTCAACTTGCTCGCGGACGGTCGTGAGGTCATCGTCCTGACCGGAGACGACGGCGGCGCGGCTGACCGATTCCGCGAGGTTACTGGGGTCGACGAGGTGTTTGCCGGCGTGCCGCCGGCGGCTAAAGCCGAGACGATTCGTCGTCTCCAATCGAGAGGAACGGTTGCGATGGTCGGCGACGGGAGCAACGATGCACCGGCGCTCGCCGCTGCAGACATCGGCATTGCGATGGGGAGCGCGACGAAAATTGCGACTGACGCGGCGGATGCGGTGATCGTCAGCAACGACCTTGCGGCCGTTCCCGACACGTTCGATCTGGCTGCGGGGACACACAGCCGGATCCGACAGAATCTCGGCTGGGCGTTCGTCTACAACGCGATTGCTATTCCGCTCGCTTTGACAGGGCTGTTGAATCCACTCTTTGCTGCGCTGGCGATGGCTGCCAGTAGCGCACTCGTCGTGATCAATTCGGCGCGCTCGCTCTGACGTCGGTCCCGAAGCGGGTGGGAAATCTCTCAAGCGGTTGATTTCGACGAGTTCTCAGCCGGATGATGGACAAACCAGTCTTCTCGTAGTGGTCTCCCCATTCGGAACTATAGTAACAACTGAAACTGTGTACACACCAATCGCGCAGCCGCCGTGCGATTGGGTGTGCACTGCCTTTCAGTGGCTACTATATTGTGTGCATTTCTGTGTTTACTGCTCGCCAGGCACCCGCGAAATGCGTCTGGGCTGTTCCACTTTCACAGTTTGCTACACCCCTCCGTTTCAGAACGGACACAGCAGGCCGACTCTGAGGGAGATAGTATAAACAGTATCCGTATTCGCCATACACGAAAGTTTTTACGTCCGGGCGGTCGTCCCTTCGCGTAGGGTTTGGTATCATGTCCCGAGATATCTTCGACGACGCCGAATACGAACGCCGACTCGACCGGACGAAAACGCGATTGCGCGAGGAAAACCTCGACGCCATCGTCGTCACGGATCCGGCCAACATGAACTATCTCACCGGCTACGACGGCTGGTCGTTCTACGTCCACCAGGCCGTCGTCGTCACGACCGACCGCGACGAACCCGTCTGGGTCGGCCGGGGGATGGACGCCGACGGTGCACGAGCGACGACGTCCCTTTCCGAAGAGAGCATCCGCGCCTACAGCGACGACCACGTCCACTCACCGTACGACCTCCACCCGATGGACTACGTCGCAGGCGTCCTCGAGGAACTCGACGTTGCCGAGGGCCGCATCGGTCTCGAGATGGACGCCGCCTACTTCACCGCGAAATCCTACACGCGCCTCCAGCAGAACCTCCCCGACGCCGACTTCGAGGACACGACTCTCCTCGTCGGCTGGGTCCGAGTCAAAAAATCCGACCAGGAACTCGAGTACATGCGCGAGGCGGCCCAGATTTCTGAAACCGCGATGCAGGCTGGCCTCGACGCGATCGAGGCGGGGGTGCCGGAGTACGAGGCCGCAGCGGCGATTTACGACGCGCTGATTTCGGGCACCGACGAGTTCGGCGGCGACTATCCCTCTATCGTCCCGTTGATGCCGTCTGGTGATCACACGGGCACACCACATCTGACCTGGACTGACCGGCCGTTCGAGGAGGGCGACCCGGTCATCATCGAACTCTCGGGCTGTCGCCATCGCTACCATTCGCCACTTGCACGGACGACGTTCGTTGGCGAGCCGCCGGCCGAACTCGAACGCACTGCGGAGATCGTCAACGAAGGCATTCAGGCTGCCCTCGACGTCGCCGAACCGGGCGTTACCTGTGAGGACGTCGAGAAAGCCTGGCGCGAGACGATTGCGAAGTACGACATCGAGAAAGAGGACCGAATCGGCTACTCGGTGGGGCTTGGTTACCCGCCGGACTGGGGCGAACACACTGCGAGTATCCGCCCCGGCGACGAGACGGTACTCGAGGAGAACATGACGTTCCACATGATCCCGGGTATCTGGACGGAAGACATCGGGATGGAGACCAGCGAGACGTTCCGGGTGACGAGCAACGGAGTCGAAACACTTGCGGACTTCCCGCGAAAACTGTTCACTGCGTAACTACCGATGACCACGACACCATCCAACCAGGACGCAGATTCGGAGTCGGCCTCGGGAGAGGACCTCGACTCGGCCCTCGTCACAGCGCGCCGGCAACTCGAGCGCGCCGCAGCACACGTCGACGTCGACGACGGCGTCATCGAACGACTGAAACACCCCACTCGTGTCGAGCAGGTTTCGGTGCCACTCGAGCGCGACGACGGAAGCGTCGAGGTCTTTACGGGCTACCGCGCCCAGCACGACGACGTTCGCGGGCCGTACAAGGGTGGCCTGCGCTATCATCCGGAAGTGAACGCCGACGAGTGTGTCGGCCTCTCGATGTGGATGACCTGGAAGTGCGCCGTCATGGACCTCCCGTTCGGCGGCGGGAAAGGCGGTATCTCCGTCAACCCAAAGGAACTCAGCGAGGCGGAGACCG
This genomic stretch from Natrialba magadii ATCC 43099 harbors:
- a CDS encoding M24 family metallopeptidase codes for the protein MSRDIFDDAEYERRLDRTKTRLREENLDAIVVTDPANMNYLTGYDGWSFYVHQAVVVTTDRDEPVWVGRGMDADGARATTSLSEESIRAYSDDHVHSPYDLHPMDYVAGVLEELDVAEGRIGLEMDAAYFTAKSYTRLQQNLPDADFEDTTLLVGWVRVKKSDQELEYMREAAQISETAMQAGLDAIEAGVPEYEAAAAIYDALISGTDEFGGDYPSIVPLMPSGDHTGTPHLTWTDRPFEEGDPVIIELSGCRHRYHSPLARTTFVGEPPAELERTAEIVNEGIQAALDVAEPGVTCEDVEKAWRETIAKYDIEKEDRIGYSVGLGYPPDWGEHTASIRPGDETVLEENMTFHMIPGIWTEDIGMETSETFRVTSNGVETLADFPRKLFTA
- a CDS encoding cytochrome c oxidase subunit II — protein: MNIHTYEKLWLVAAMVLIVAFIATITYGSVGLGITMVGDQQDTVEPTELDGDRFDDPRVAQVGENEYEAYVTAQIFSFQPDPVVVPENSEVTFYVTSRDVIHSFSLVGTNVNTMVIPGEVSEMAVEFDEPQEYGVVCNEYCGPGHHDMEGMVQVVPEDEFDLTELEADAPDEVETGDDIDVTATVENRQLDPIETTVALEIGNETFSEDVTIDGEETYETTFTVDSAQLGEGDHDWTVTVDDYTDSWSVTVVDELEDDDADEETNENTDADDDGDEDESDTEDESDTDENESDASGGDDE
- a CDS encoding heavy metal translocating P-type ATPase — encoded protein: MTDQFPDHDSPSPDSVQAAGDSSSTRVSHAGDEDVPDEQPSGCTLCSLPLPSPPITASDAPGQFCCQGCLEVSRTLSTVETDADESQIDPAAIRERIADSADSGEQGDEAQTDAESASAAEANDAFLTVEGMHCSTCEVFLESVAESNDGILAAEASYATETVRLAYDPETVESGELPELISGYGYAARERGTADDESDAANQALVKFLIGGGLFGMMVMVWYAVFLYPTYFGYDPVVDFGSYDGYYLAVNIWLMTTFVLFYTGYPILRGALVSLRAGHPNMDLLVTTAAVGSYSYSTLAMTLGRTDLYFDVTVAVILAVTAGTYYEERIKRRAAGLLSDLTEQQVDEARRVDGETVALESVEPGDHLLVRPGERVPLDGQLQEGTAAVDESLVTGESLPVQKEPGDELQGGTVVTDAPVVLEVGADATSTLDRLVSLLWSIQSARPGVQRLADKLATIFVPLVLILATGATGVLLATGSSISEALLVGLTVVIVSCPCALGLATPLAIASGVQSAAKRGIVVAAETIFEDAPDVDVVVLDKTGTLTTGSMTVASIQTIAGVDSSALHRRAAAVEALSEHPIAEAIVSDAPAGDSDDHARAAVAEFERNQRGVSGLVDGERVTVGHPDYLRDRGHELPSTLEEVVEEARTAGDVPVAVGWDGCVQGVLVVGDAPREEWREAVNLLADGREVIVLTGDDGGAADRFREVTGVDEVFAGVPPAAKAETIRRLQSRGTVAMVGDGSNDAPALAAADIGIAMGSATKIATDAADAVIVSNDLAAVPDTFDLAAGTHSRIRQNLGWAFVYNAIAIPLALTGLLNPLFAALAMAASSALVVINSARSL